A region of the Bosea sp. BIWAKO-01 genome:
CAGAGTCTGCGCGGCCCTGCGCGCCTCGCGACGCCAGGTGAACAACTGTTGCGGCGTCAGGCCATGCCGGCGCGCGACCTCGGAGACGACCGCTCCGGGAACCAGCGTCTCTTCAAGAATCCGCGCCCGCTCGTCGGCACTCCAGCGCCGCCGGCCTATCGCGCCGGTGATCACCTCGAAGCGGCGCACCTCGCCCTCAGGCTCAAGTCGATGGTCAAGCCTAGACACAAAACGATCCTCCAAATCAGGATCGTCAGAGTGGGCGCTCAACGCGCTGCAAAGAAGGTGCGGTTGGAACAGCGCTTACGATCCGCCCCAACCGATGCGCGCTGGTTCTGCTCGATCAGCATAATGCGTTCGTTGGAGCGACGCGACGCCGCTTCGGCTTCCCCGACCACCGCCTCGCTGCCATGGTGCCCGAGCACGAGGCGATCATCGAAGCCTGCGCCCGCAATGATGCGACCGTCGTGCATCGGCTGATGCGCGCGCATATTCAACGCTCAATCGACGAATTGATCCCGCGGTTGCCGGGCGACGATCCGGATCATCGTGAGAGCTAATTGCACCCCGCGGTAATGGGAACGCGGCGCCGATGGGTTAGCATCGAGCGCCGCGTTTGGCTTATTTGCGATTGTGATGAGGGATATCCTTGACAGGCCCGGCAACGACCTACTCTCCCGGGTCTTGAGACACAGTACCATCAGCGCTGAGAAGTTTAACGGCCGAGTTCGGGATGGGATCGGGTTCTGGCTTCTCGCTCAAGCCACCGGGCCGGCGAAGGATATGGCAAGCATAAGGTCTTTGATTGGCGCGCATTCTTGTCGCCAGGCTTTTTGCCTGTCGAGAATGGGCGCTTATGTTCGCAGTTGTTGGTGTTTGCGGACATTGATCATGAGAACGATCAAGCCGATCGAGCAATTAGTACCGGTAAGCTGAGCACATTACTGCGCTTACACACCCGGCCTATCAACGTGGTCGTCTTCCACGGCTCTCAAGGGATATCTCGTTTTGAGGTGGGTTTCCCGCTTAGATGCATTCAGCGGTTATCCCGTCCGTACATAGCTACCCTGCACTGCGGCTGGCGCCACAACAGGTCCACCAGAGGTACGTCCACCCCGGTCCTCTCGTACTAAGGGCAGATCCTCTCAAATATCCTACACCCACGGCAGATAGGGACCGAACTGTCTCACGACGTTCTGAACCCAGCTCACGTACCACTTTAATCGGCGAACAGCCGAACCCTTGGGACCTTCTCCAGCCCCAGGATGTGATGAGCCGACATCGAGGTGCCAAACGATTCCGTCGATATGGACTCTTGGGAATCATCAGCCTGTTATCCCCGGCGTACCTTTTATCCGTTGAGCGATGGCCCTTCCACGCGGGACCACCGGATCACTATGGCCGTCTTTCGACTCTGCTCGACTTGTCAGTCTCGCAGTCAGGCAGGCTTATGCCATTGCACTCAACGAGCGATTTCCGACCGCTCTGAGCCCACCTTCGCACGCCTCCGTTACTCTTTGGGAGGCGACCGCCCCAGTCAAACTGCCTGCCATGCGCTGTCTCGGACCCGGATGACGGGTCGCGGTTAGACATCCATGACGATAAGGGTGGTATTTCAAGGATGACTCCACCAGAGCTGGCGCCCCGGCTTCAAAGTCTACCACCTATCCTACACATGCCGACACGAATGCCAGCGCAAAGCTACAGTAAAGGTGCACGGGGTCTTTCCGTCTGACCGCAGGAACCCCGCATCTTCACGGGGAATTCAATTTCACTGAGTTGATGCTGGAGACAGCGGGGAAGTCGTTACGCCATTCGTGCAGGTCGGAACTTACC
Encoded here:
- a CDS encoding transposase → MSRLDHRLEPEGEVRRFEVITGAIGRRRWSADERARILEETLVPGAVVSEVARRHGLTPQQLFTWRREARRAAQTLPAFVPAVVIPEPVLAAEPQPAAPSCRKRRIRHRRAAAIEIDVAGVTVTIENGASPATIAAVIGALKAGS